The Nicotiana tabacum cultivar K326 chromosome 1, ASM71507v2, whole genome shotgun sequence genome segment aatccaaaatctccacaacgttaaataaaatgtgtctcagactgcgggtgcatttcatgtggcgtggtccaaagacgtgttttagatgacgttgaaatcttccttaaaaataatcaaaagcggctaataagttaaaaatgtaccataggctaaaacttgtattaaaatcagataacaggccaattataatattttaagcgaacgtgctagaaccacggaatccgggggtgcctaacaccttccctcgggttaacaaaattccttattcagaatttctggttcgcagacttcaaaaggaaagtcgaaatttcctcgatttgggatttaaaataaatcggtgacttggaacaccaattaaaatatttcaagtggcaactctgaatctttaaatgaaataatctcgtttcgattgtcctttaattggaaaaacttccttatataccttcccttccgggggtgtaggtaaaaaggaggtgtgacacttagaTTCAAAGATGCATCCAACTTAGTACGACCATTTGGAGGTAAAACAGTTGTTCTTGGTGGTGACTTCAGACAAATATTACCAGTCATTCCAAAAGGTACTAGGCAAGATATTGTTAATGCTTCTCTCAATTCTTCTTATTTATGGTCTCATTGTCAACTCTTAACGCTGACAAAGAATATGAGATTGCAAAGTAATGAAATAGGGCCCAAGATGCAAGAGTTGAAAGTTTTCTCAGATTGGATTTTGGCAATTGGTGATGGTATGATTGATAATTCAGTTGATGGCAATGAAAAAGTCGAAATACCAGATGATCTTCTGATAAAAGATTTTGTTGATCCAATATCTGCAATTGTGAAAAGTACATATCCTGATTTTATCAATTGTTGCAACGATATAGGATACATCCAACAAAGAGCCATTCTTGCTCCAACTCTTGATATGGTAGAATCAATCAACGAATATATGATTTCACTCAATCATAGTTCTGAGAAATCATATTTGAGTTCTGATACAATTTGCAGCTCTGATCAAACTTATTCATCATTGGAACATGTACACACACCAGAATTTTTGAATACTATTAAATGTTCTGGAGTTCCAAATCATGCTCTTACTCTAAAGGTAGGTGTTCCAGTGATGTTATTAAGAAATATTGACCAATCAACAGGATTGTGTAATGGAACAAGTTTGGTCATAACTAAACTTGGAAATCAAGTTATTGAAGCCAATGTTTTATCAGGACATATGGCTGGACAGAAAGTGTTTATCCCAAGAATGACATTGACTCCATCTGATGCTAGAATTCCATTTAAGTTCCAGCGAAGACAATTTTCAATCATTGTATCTTTTGACATGACAATCAATAAAAGTCAAGGACAGTCATTGTCTCATGTGGGATTATTTTTGAAGAAACCCGTGTTTACCCACGGACAGTTATATGTTTCTCTTTCCAGGGTAACAACTAGAAAGGGATTAAAAATTTTGGTTTATGATGATGATGGACAAATAACTACTGCAGCTATAAATGTAGTATTTAATGAAGTTTTTCGAAATTTATTCTGACAATTGTTGAGGTGGTACGCTTCTTCTGTTTACTTTTAAATTATTTAACTACTAAgatttttgttgttgatgataatgTCTTTTGTTTACATTGTTTTATTTAGCATGTTGAAAGAAATCACGATCCGCTTGTGATGATGGAAAGAGAACTTCTTGAGCTACAGTATGTACAAAAATAAGGTTAGCATTCTTTATAAATTTATACAAATATGCTTTAGAATTAAGTTCTAAATTTTAGGTATTAAGGTTTTTACAGCTTTGTGCGTCCTAAATAAAAAATTCATATCTCTCTGCAGACATGTCAAAACCATGTTCCACTTATGCCATTAGAAAGAAGACTGCTGAAGCAACAATATCCACAAAAATCAGGTCCAATTTCTTTGTAGATTTATACAGATATTATTTTCAACTCCGTTATAAATTTCTGCAATTCTAATTTTTACAGCTTTGCACACTCTGACTAAAAAATGTTTATCTCTCCAATGGCATGTCGAAATTGCGATATGCTTGTGTCGTTGGAAAGAGGACTTCTGGAAGtacaatatataaaaaaaattagaccAAGATTCTTTGTTGATTTATACAGATATACTTTTAAATTCAGTTATATATTTTTGGTATTCCGCTTTTCACAGTTAGACTTGGAAAGAATATTGTCTGTTTTCACGTTGAAACCACTTTCTGCATATGCCGTTGGAAAAAGAACTTCTGGAACTACATTACATACAAAAATGTGGTATAGGTTCCTTGTAAATTTCTACAAATATTCTTTTAAACTCAATGCTGAATTTCTATCATTTATGGTTCTATTTCTTTTCCTCTTATGAGCAGTTAAGACAACTATGTAGTTGGTCCCTCCATGACCTATTGAACTTACTGTTGATGATTCAGCAATTCCATAAATAAATACATCTTCTTTTGAATTTAGTACTTTTGTTGCTAGGATTGATGAACCAAATGTGAAAAGAGTTGCTGAGGTGATTCCAGAAACATTTGTAGGATCCAAATACAAAGAGTGTTGCATCTGAACTACCTACATCTACTCCTAATGAGTCAAATATTCTTCCTATTGAAACTACAAATGTTTTATCAACACTAGCAACAGAAGAGCAAGTTGAGATTGCATCCATAGCTGGAGTGTTGGTTGCTAAATCGGAGGAGCCTAATGAAGTCGGTGATTTAGGTGGTGGTTCAGAGGAAATTGGAGCATTTGGTGCTACATCTAATTAGCCTAATGAAGTAGGTGACCCAGATGTGCCTGCATCTACTTCCAATGAGTCAGTTATTCTTCTTGTTGAAACTTCAAATGTTTTAACAACGGCAGTAATGGAGGAGTAAGTTGAGATTGCTTTCACGGCTGAAGCATTGGTTGCTAGATCCAAACAGCCTAATGAAGTAGGTGTGTGATGACCCGGCtggttgtcttaagaattaacgccccgatcccctattaaccgctttccccaagtttaattatgctattttgatttgccgggatgttcggttttaagtttcggagagttctgggacacttagtccctaaatgagagcttaagtgttggaaagttgaccgtagttggaacagtatgaatacggcctcggaatggaaatccgatggttctgttagcttcgttgggtgatttcggggttaggagcgtatttagattgtgttttggaggtccgtagctaatttaggcttgaaatgccaaaagctaaatttttgaagtttccagtccgatagtgagattttgatccgaggatcGGAATAGTTTTCTGGaggttggagtagctccgtagtgttgaatgtgacgtgtgtgaaaaattttaggtcattcggacgcgttgtgatagactttttgatcgaaagcgtattttgaggaaatttagagctcttaggcttaaatccttggttaattcgaggtttcgatgttgtagtaggtgttttaaggattggtacaagtttgaataaggtattaggtgatgtttgtgcttttggttgaagtcccgggggcctcggggtgatttcggatacTTAACGAGAAGTTTGAGGAAATgttgcagctgctgtatttttttgctgcttctggtattttcgcatctgcggtttggggaccgcagaagcggattttggtcttttcttcaagaaccgcagaagcggtatcgcaTCTGTGGattgggagtcgcagatgcggaagctggctctttaagtgaaagtcgcagatgcgacatttgttccgcaaaagcgggaccgcagatgtggaaacTACTAGGCATTATTTTATAAGGGGTTCCGCGACTTTaggggtttatttccaccatttttaattatttttggagCTATTTGAAGGTGATAGAAGAAGGATTTGAGGGGAATCGTTTGGaagtaacatccttgacttcataactcgtttctATGTGATTACAGACCTAATTAGTgatgaaaaatttgggaaaaaatggatacttagggtttgagtttaagagacctttaaatgagcatttgagggatcatttagactccgatttcagtgttcttattatgtatagactcgtgagagtacgaggtttctgaaaatataaatttcacccaattccgagatgtaggcccgaggggcattttggtcattttatataatttcgggtattagcttagaatttaactgtagaatcagttacttgaagtgttatttacattatgaaaatgaattgaatagatttgggccatttggagtcgagtactcatggcaagagcatggtttcggattgatttttgagccggttcgaggtaagtggcttgtctaaccttgtgtgggggaccttccccttaggattggtatgtttggtaaTTGAagtgccttgtacgtgaggtgatgagtgcgtacttgtgctaattgttagaaatcaaattttctttaagtaactactagtatgtttcctttcctgtttttattacttgcactattaagtcTGTTGTTATCTTAGGAAAGCATGTATAAGTgtcttaattgctttatttgattcaacctgccttacttgaattctgtgcagcatgctaagctagaatcacttattgccttaatatgaaattttgccatttctatATATcttcctgttgttgctgtgtatttactttgggactacaggttaGATTCCCAGTAGATCcccatgcatatttactttgggactacgggttagattcccgagaTCTCCgtacagttatatggaactacgggaatgcacctagtagattcccccagtactgggtatttacatttgggactacggaactgAATTCTGGTAGATTCCCACGCACTATAAATTGTACTACGGGATGGAATTccaggagatccactggacatGTACAGATgagactacaggacggtatcctgggagatccccaattgttattattggtgctgagcaGTATTTTCTTTCCATGTCTaccttgtttctgtatagttgttgttgtcctgtacatcctgtgttattttactgcgGTACTTCTTTATATTGTTCTATTCTTTattgttgatctttatattttatttaacctcagtagggccctgaccttcctcgtcactacccaaccgaggttaggcttggcacttactgagcaccgttgtggtgtactcatgccccttttgTGCATGTCTTTCATGtgcattgtaagcacgtgatttttgccctatatgagaattactcccaaaaaatgcaaaataaaatgattttccttggtgtgcaattttgagtatttttggataattatttgtatttgtttgtgtttgcttatttgttaaattaataaaaaatataaaaatatgtcgcattttgcatgtaggatttaattctacaattgttagtaattaaattagttttacaaaaattaaaaat includes the following:
- the LOC107829250 gene encoding uncharacterized protein LOC107829250; the encoded protein is MRLQSNEIGPKMQELKVFSDWILAIGDGMIDNSVDGNEKVEIPDDLLIKDFVDPISAIVKSTYPDFINCCNDIGYIQQRAILAPTLDMVESINEYMISLNHSSEKSYLSSDTICSSDQTYSSLEHVHTPEFLNTIKCSGVPNHALTLKVGVPVMLLRNIDQSTGLCNGTSLVITKLGNQVIEANVLSGHMAGQKVFIPRMTLTPSDARIPFKFQRRQFSIIVSFDMTINKSQGQSLSHVGLFLKKPVFTHGQLYVSLSRVTTRKGLKILVYDDDGQITTAAINVVFNEVFRNLF